The following are encoded together in the Pleurocapsa sp. FMAR1 genome:
- a CDS encoding BON domain-containing protein — MVKGEPTKEFRVRIRRFLGEIVLKHGRAIANYQGDMTTNPPQIRVALEKLIYQEDPQPSKLKSSPSTLLWLIAFILGLVLIPWGIISYRSNVAHNIEQITAAKLDAAPELSIYRLEPYVNQGILTISGRVPSEYLKNQAGAITQKIASLNNLQFDNLVIELKIAPSPNLVNGEVQRLTRLFNQQPNNFIKTKKHNSNKFKQG, encoded by the coding sequence GTGGTTAAGGGAGAACCGACAAAAGAATTCCGAGTCAGAATTCGACGGTTTTTAGGGGAAATCGTACTCAAGCATGGTAGGGCGATCGCCAATTATCAGGGAGACATGACAACCAATCCTCCGCAAATTAGAGTCGCATTAGAAAAGCTAATCTACCAAGAAGATCCCCAGCCGTCTAAACTTAAGTCTTCTCCGTCGACGTTGTTGTGGCTAATAGCATTTATTCTGGGTTTAGTTCTGATTCCTTGGGGAATTATCAGCTACCGTAGCAATGTAGCTCACAATATTGAACAAATAACAGCAGCAAAACTAGATGCTGCACCAGAACTATCTATTTATCGCTTAGAACCCTATGTAAATCAAGGAATACTAACAATTAGTGGCAGAGTTCCTAGCGAATATCTCAAAAATCAAGCAGGGGCAATTACACAAAAAATTGCTAGTCTAAATAATCTTCAGTTCGATAACTTGGTTATCGAACTGAAGATTGCTCCCAGTCCTAATTTAGTCAATGGTGAAGTTCAAAGATTGACTCGCTTATTTAATCAACAGCCAAATAACTTTATTAAAACCAAAAAGCACAATAGTAATAAGTTTAAACAAGGCTGA
- a CDS encoding hemolysin family protein translates to MLALIIVVAIVILGSAICSGTETALLTISPIKVRQLAQTKKPAALALASIRLKINRPIATVVILNNIFNIVGSIFIGNLTTKVLGDAWLGIFSGVLTFLIIVFGEIAPKTICQRYAEPICLFVAIPVKYLTVIFTPIVLLVEYATTPFTQGKILPTTDEAEIKFLTNIGYQEGVIEDDEAEMIQRVFQLNDLNASDLMTPRIIITYLKGEQTLDESQQDIIKSQHTRILVIDDTIDNVTGLVLKDELLTAMITGNSDRLINTLKRPVHFVPETNRADKLLKVFQENREHLAVVLDEYGGVAGVVTLEDVLEVLTGEIVDETDRNVDLQEIARKKRLRLLRSRGINNENE, encoded by the coding sequence ATGCTTGCTCTGATTATTGTCGTCGCCATAGTTATACTTGGTTCGGCTATTTGTTCGGGAACGGAAACGGCACTACTAACCATTTCCCCCATTAAAGTTAGACAACTGGCTCAAACTAAGAAGCCCGCAGCCTTAGCCTTGGCAAGCATTCGTCTCAAGATAAATCGACCGATCGCCACAGTTGTAATTCTCAACAATATTTTTAATATCGTCGGCAGTATTTTTATTGGTAATCTGACTACTAAGGTTCTGGGGGATGCTTGGTTAGGTATTTTTTCAGGGGTTTTAACTTTTTTGATTATAGTTTTTGGCGAAATCGCACCTAAAACAATCTGTCAACGCTACGCTGAACCAATTTGTTTATTTGTGGCAATTCCTGTTAAATATTTAACGGTAATTTTTACCCCCATAGTTTTGTTAGTAGAATACGCTACTACACCATTTACCCAGGGAAAAATTCTTCCTACTACCGATGAAGCAGAAATTAAATTTTTGACTAATATTGGCTATCAAGAAGGAGTAATTGAAGACGACGAAGCGGAGATGATTCAAAGGGTATTTCAGCTAAACGACCTTAATGCCTCAGATTTGATGACTCCCCGAATTATTATTACTTACCTAAAAGGCGAGCAAACTTTGGATGAATCCCAGCAAGATATTATTAAATCTCAGCATACTCGCATCTTAGTCATTGATGACACGATTGATAATGTCACAGGCTTGGTGCTAAAAGACGAATTATTAACCGCTATGATTACAGGAAATAGCGATCGCCTTATTAATACCCTCAAGCGTCCTGTTCATTTTGTCCCCGAAACTAATCGCGCCGACAAACTTCTCAAAGTATTCCAGGAAAATCGCGAACACTTGGCGGTGGTATTAGACGAATATGGTGGTGTGGCAGGAGTAGTTACCCTAGAAGATGTTTTAGAAGTTCTCACAGGAGAAATTGTCGATGAAACCGATCGCAATGTAGACTTACAGGAAATTGCCCGTAAAAAGCGTTTGCGCCTTCTTCGGTCTAGAGGAATCAATAATGAAAATGAATAG
- a CDS encoding Rab family GTPase, translated as MNSQITLLKPKSTIVISLNKADLVAQEKLNKLSEAYNFDSEQVIATYITSAKTGQDVTNMFDKIAQAIALYK; from the coding sequence ATCAACAGCCAAATAACTTTATTAAAACCAAAAAGCACAATAGTAATAAGTTTAAACAAGGCTGATTTAGTCGCCCAAGAAAAGCTAAACAAACTTAGTGAAGCATACAATTTTGATTCTGAACAAGTAATTGCCACCTATATAACTTCGGCAAAGACAGGACAGGACGTAACAAATATGTTTGATAAAATAGCTCAAGCGATCGCATTATATAAGTAG